From Terriglobia bacterium:
GGAGTGCGCTGCCTCATCTCGTCCAGTCGTGGCCCGAAAGCGTCCAATCTGCGAGCACGGTTGCGATCCGGCGCCTACTCTTAACTCGATGAAAACGCCAGCCGTTCGCGTTTTTGCATGCTTGGCATTCAGCGTGCCCTTAGGAGAAACGAGCATCGCACACGATGTGAAAACAATAAAGAGAAGAGGTGCACTAAAATGAAAAACCGCTATTACCTTCCCGTTCTAGCTGTCCTCATCCTGGCACTTGCCGGGCTGAGCTTCGCGCAAGATGAGTGGTACGACGACTCTGGCTACCACTCGTCCAATTCGGTGTCCGTCGAGCCGGTAGCCGATACAAACTCTGTGTTCGACTCAGACGTGTATTACACGGATTCGGGCATCCAGCGTCTTCCGGCGCCCTTCAAGTTCGACTCCACGCCGGCTTTTCACCAGCATGCCGGGAAGACCGGCAACGTGAAACTGCGTGCTGCCATTAGACTCGGCGGTAGTGTCCTCCAGCCTGGGGTTTACGAGGTCCGCCATATGGATACGTCCACGGGACATTACGTCGAGTTCTCGCGGATCGTCGAGAACGATTCAGTACCTGAAGGCATGTCGCCCTATCAGGAACAGGTCGTGGCGCGAGTGAATTGCACGCGCGAACCGCTGAATACGGTGGTCGCTCGCACCGAACTGCTGCCCCAATCCGCCAGCACAATGGCACAATTGGAAATCCGTGGCGAGAAAGCCGTGCACCTGTTCTGAAGCGACCTGCAGGGGCCATGACCGGTGCGTCCGCCGTGGAACCGGGGTTCCCGGCGGACGTCGGCCTGACAGGCGCAACCGCGAGTTCAGCGGTCACTCGCGGACGTGACCACCGTCACAGGCACGGGTTCATCGCTGACGTACTATCCCTGGGAAGCAAACATGAGCGTTGGTTCCAAATTCGTGGCGGTGGCGGTGGTGCTGGCGATGGCGCTGCTGGCGATCCCGGCGGCGGGGCTGGCGAGTGGCCGGACGGACTGCAGGAATATGTCCCGCGGCTGCTGCGCGATGATGATGGCAACGCAGCAGGCGGTACCGGCGATTGAGGCCGCCGCCGGGGGCGGATCGTGCTGCAACCTGTCGTCGGGTAAGCCGGCACCGGCGGCAAAGTTACAGACGCCGAGCAGTGCGCCGACGATGGTGAATCCGGTTGCAACGAAGGCAATGGCGATAGCGCCGGTATACAGCGAATTGCGAGACGCAGTACCCCTCAAGGTTCTTTCCCCTTCTCAGGCAGCGCTCTGCACGTTTCTGATCTGATTTTTTCTCTCTAAAGCCTAGATTCCTCGCGGGCTGAAGCCCGCTCGGAATGACAAGAAATAAAGAGCTTGTCACGGCGCGGCTGAAGCCGCACCCCTTCAAAACAGATTCTTGAAAAACAGATTCTTGAAGGTCGTTCAGCGGAAGAGAGATTTTCATGTTCAGGACAAGGGTCGTCTTCAGGACAACAGTTTTCATACTTGCGGGACTTTTTGCGTTTGCAGGACTTTTCGCGGCCAATGTTTATGCGGCTGACACGGTATTAACGCTGCAGGAGGCGGTGCAGGAAGCGCTGGCGAAGAATCCGGCGATCCGCGCCGGAGCCCACGCAGTCGCCGCGCAACGCGCGAAGGTCCCGCAGGCGAAGGCGCTGCCGGACCCGAGCTTCGGGATCGGCTGGATGGGAAATGCGCAGCCATTCAGCGTGCAGACGGGAGATCCGTCGAGCTACCGCAGCGTGAGCGCGATGCAGATGCTGCCGTTTCCGGGCAAGCGCAGCCTGCGCGGACAGATGGCGACGAAAGAGGCCGATGCCACGCAATGGGACCTGGAGGCGGTGCGGCGGCGGGTAACAGCGGATGTGAAAGCCGCTTATTACGACTACTGGTACTTCGACAAGGCGATCCGCACGGCGCAGCAGAACCGCGAGCTGCTGGTGAAGCTGTCGCAGATCGCCGAGGCAAGGTATCGGGTGGGCAAGGCCATCCAGACCGACGTGCTGCGCTCGCAGGTAGAGATTTCCATGCTGCTGCAGAAGCTGACGACGCTGGAGCAGCAGCGAGCGACGGCGCAGGCGAGGCTGAACGCGCTGATGGCGCGCGAGCCCGATGCCCCCTTGCCGCCGGCCGCCGACATTGCGACGCAGACGGCGCTGAGCTACTCGCTGGATGAGCTGTACAAGCTGGGGCGAGCGAACGATCCCGAGTATCAGCGGATGCAGAAGATGGTGGAGCGCAACCAGCTCGCGGCGAGCCTGGCGCAGAAGGATTCCCTGCCCGATTTGAGCGTCGGCTACATGTACCAGCAGCGGCCGATGATGCCGGACATGCACGGGCTGACATTCACGGTGAACCTGCCGATTTTCTACAAGAGCAAGCAGCGCGAGGAAGTGAAGCAGGCGACCGAGGAAGGGCTGAGCGCGGCGAGCGCGCGCGACAACCGGCAGAACGAACTCTATTTCGAGCTGAAGCAGAACTACCTGGCGGCCAAGGCGAGTGAAACCCTGCTGAAACTTTATGCGCAGGGCGTGGTGCCGCAGTCGTCGCTGGCGCTGGAATCGTCGATGGCGGCGTACCAGGTGGGGAACGTGGATTTCCTGACGGTGCTGGGAAACTTCACCACCGTGCTCAATTACCAGACGGATTATTTCCGCGAGCTGGCGAACTACCAGACGGCACTGGCGCGCATGGAAGCGCTGACCGGCACGGATTTCAGCAACGAGCAACCGATTCCGGGCACGAGCGATGAAATGAAGGAGCGCAAAAATGGCTCGCATTAATAAGTTTCTCCGAATGTCTGCACTGATCGTGGCACTCGCGGTCATGGGTGGAATTCTGTACGGCGGACGGGTTCTGGCGGCGTGGCAGCACGATCACTCCGACCATCAGCAGGGGAGCGCCACCAGTGGAGAGCGCAAGGTCCTCTACTGGTACGACGCGATGAACCCACAGCACCATTACGACAAGCCGGGCAAGGCGCCGGACGGCATGGACCTGGCGCCGATGTATGCGGATCAAGGGATGGCGCCTGCTCAAAACCCAACGGCGTCCAAGGGCGAACGCAAGATTCTCTACTGGTACGACCCGATGCACCCGCAGTACAAGGCAGACAAGCCGGGCAAGGCGCCGGATTGCGGCATGGACCTGGCGCCGAAGTACGCCGATGAAGAAGCGGCGACGATGGCGCCCGGTACCGTGACGATCGCGGCGGACAAGCAGCAGTTGATCGGGGTGCGCACGGCGGAGGTGAGGCGGGAGAGCCTGGTGCGCGAGGTACGTACGACGGGCCAGATCACCACCGACGAAAGCAGGATCGCACACGTGCACGTGAAGGTGAACGGATTCATCGACAAGGTGTTTGTCGACTCCATCGGCCAGCTCGTCAAGAAGGGCCAGCCGCTGTTCACACTGTACAGCGCGGACCTGGTGGCGACGCAAAACGAATACCTGATTGCGAAGCGGGGCGAGAAGACGCTGGGCGGGTCGGCGTTTGCGGAGGTTGCGCAAGGGTCGCAGTCGCTGCTGCGGTCGGCGCGCGAGCGGCTGAAGTTGTGGGACATCAGCGACGATCAGATCGCGACGCTGGACGAGACGGGCAAGGTACAGCGCACGCTGACGTTCTACTCGCCGATCGCGGGGTTCGTGACCGACCGCAAGGCGTTTCCGAACACCTCGGTGAACCCGGATACGGAGCTGTACACGGTGGCGGATCTGTCGTCGGTGTGGGTGAACGCAGACGTGTACGAGTACGAGGTTCCGTACGTGAAGGTCGGGCAGCAGGCGGAGATGCAGCTCAGCTACTACCCGGGAAGGACGTGGCACGGACGGGTGTCGTTCATTTATCCGACGGTAGACCCGACGACTCGCACGGTGAAAGTGCGGTTGGAGTTTGCCAATCCCAACTTCGAGTTGAAGCCGCAGATGTTTGCCGAGGTGCAGTTGAAGGTGAATTACGGCAACCAGATCGTGGTGGCGCAGGAGGCGGTGTTGGATTCGGGGAAGGAGCAGACGGTGTTCGTAGCGCATGAGGGCGGGCACTTCGAGCCGCGCAGGATCACCACGGGCGCGAAACTGGATGGGAAGGTAGCGGTGTTGTCGGGATTGAAGGCGGGCGAGACGGTGGTGACCTCGGGCAACTTCCTGCTGGATTCGGAAAGCAAGCTGAAGAGCGCAACGGACGGGATGCAGTAAACCGTTTCCCGAGTTGCTGTCTCCAGGGGCTAAAGCCCTCGTTTGAAAACGGCCCTGAGTGGCACGACTGAAGTCGTGCCCTGATACGAACGGACAGATTTTATGGAAAGGCTCTAAGGAGCGACTCATGGCAAGGAAATTGTCCATGGCCGGAATCGGGCTGCTGGTGATCGTGGCGGGAGTGCTGATCGCCGGACAGTGGAGCCTGCACCGGCAGTCTTATGAGGTATGCAACATCTGCTCGCGGCGGATCAACCCGCAGGCGGGAGTGATTGCCGAAATCGGAGATCGCCGCGAACGCGTTTGCTGCGCGCACTGCGTGGTGACCGAAGGCTTGCAGGAGCACAAGCGGGTGCGGCTGATCGAGGTCACCGACTACAGCAGCGGGCGCAAGCTGGATCCGCGCGGCGCGTGGTATGTGGACGGCAGCCGGATTGAGGCGTGCGCGCACGACATGACTCGGATGAATGAAATGAAGCAGGTCGAGAAGGCCGCGTTCGACCGCTGCTCGCCGGGAACGTTCGCGTTCGCCATCAGGGCGGAAGCGGAGGCGTTCGTGGCGAAGAATGGGGGCGCGGTGCGCGGCATAGATGAGTTGCTGGCGGTGGTGAACAATCCCGACAACCCCGACAATTCCAACAATCCCACCCTGTCGCCGCCAAAAGCGGGCGGCGATCAGGGTGGGCCACCGACGGGCGGCGATCAGGGCAAGAAAACCGGCGCCGGCAAGGTTGGGGTAAGCGGTGGCGGGGAGGCGCGGCCATGATCAACCGGATCATTGAAATTTGCGCCAAGAACAGGTTCCTGGTTTTCCTGTTCGCCGGAGTCGCAGTGTTGTTCGGCTGGCAATCGCTGAAAAACACGAAGCTGGATGCGATTCCCGACCTGTCGGACACGCAGGTGATCGTGTACGCGAAGTGGGACCGCAGCCCCGACATCATGGAAGACCAGGTGAGTTATCCGGTCACGTCGGCGCTGCTGGGCATGCCGAAGGTGAAGGATATCCGCGCGTTCAGCGATTTTGGCTATTCCTACATTTACATCATCTTCGAAGAAGGCACGGACATTTACTGGGCGCGCTCGCGGACGCTGGAGTACTTGAATTCGGTGACGCCGCGGCTGCCGAAGGGAGTGAATGTCGAACTGGCGAAGGACGCCACCGCTGTCGGCTGGGTCTATCAATACGCGCTGGTGGATGAAACAGGCCAGTACTCACTTGACCAGATGCGCAGCTACCAGGACTGGTACTTACGCTATGCGCTGCAGGCAGTGCCGGGTGTAGCCGAGGTTGCGCCAATTGGTGGCTTCGTGCGGCAATACCAGATCAACGTCGATCCCAACAAACTGCTCGCTTACAAGATCCCGATCAACATGGTCGTGGATGCCGTACAGAAGTCGAACAATGATGTGGGAGCACGGCTGGTGGAGCAGAGCGGCCGCGAGTACATGGTGCGGGGACGCGGCTACATCAAATCGCTCGCTGATATTGCGAGTATCCCGCTGATGGTGAACCAGCAGACCGGCACCCCGGTACTGGTGCGCGATGTGGCGACGGTGACCTACGGCCCCGACATGCGGCGGGGCGTGTCGGAACTGGATGGACGGGGCGAAGCGGTCGGCGGCGTGGTGATCATGCGCTTCGGCGAGAACGCCCAGAAGGTAATTGAGCGCGTCAAGGCGAAGATTTCCGAACTTGAGCCGACGTTGCCCAAAGGGTTGAAGATTGTGCCCACCTACGACCGCTCCGATCTGATTGATCGGTCAGTGGACAACCTGAAGCACACGCTGTTGGAAGAGTTGATCATCGTAAGCCTGGTGATCATGATTTTCCTGTGGCACTTCCCCAGCGCGATTATCCCCATCACGATGATTCCGATCACTGTGATCTTGGCGTTCATTCCAATACAGCTATCCGGCATGACCGCCAACATCATGTCGCTCGGTGGCATTGCGGTGGCGATTGGCGCCATGGTCGACGCCTCCGTCGTGATGGTGGAGCAGATTCATAAGAAGCTCGAGCACTGGCAGGCGGAAGGCCAGCCGGGGAGTCGCTCCGCCGTACTGCTCGCAGCCATCAAGGAGGTGGGTGGCCCGAGTTTCTTCGCGTTGCTGGTGATCGCGGTTGCCTTTCTGCCGGTGTTCACCCTTGAGGCTCAGGAAGGACGGCTGTTCAAACCGCTTGCGTTCACCAAGAACTTCGCCATGGCGATTGCTGCCGCGCTTGCCGTCACCTTAGTGCCGGCGACGGTTGGTCTACTGTTCGGGCGCACACGGCCCTTCGGCTTCCGGCCGAGATGGCTGGCCCGCATGGTGAGTGCTGTGGCCATAGGAAAGATACACAAGGAAGAGAACCACCCCATCAGCCGGCCATTGATGAAAGTCTACTATCCCGTCTGTGAGTTCGTCCTGGAACACAAGTGGAAGACGATTGCAGTGGCCGTCCTGGCGATGGCGCTTACCGTACCGGTGTTCTTCAAGCTCGGCTCCGAATTCATGCCGCCGCTCGACGAAGGCACGCTGCTCTACATGCCGACGACCCTGCCCGGAATGTCGGTGACCGAAGCCACCAATCTGCTGCAAGTGCAAGACAAGATCATCAAGAGTTTTCCCGAAGTTGACCGTGTTTTCGGCAAAGCCGGTCGCGTTGAGAGCGCCACCGACCCGGCGCCTTACTCGATGATGGAAACCGTTGTCGTGCTCAAGCCACACATGGAGTGGCCCAAGCGCGAGCGGTTTTACTCCAAGTGGGCGCCCAACTGGGCACAGGACATCCTTCGCCGGTTCTGGCCCGACCATAAAACCACGCAGGAGCTGATCTACGGCCCTGGTGGGCTGAACGAGGCGCTCACCATCCCGGGAGTCGCCAACGCCTGGACGATGCCGATCAAGGCCCGCATTGACATGCTGACCACGGGGGTGCGCACACCGGTCGGCATCAAGGTCCTCGGTTCCGATCTGGGCGAGATCGAAAAGAT
This genomic window contains:
- a CDS encoding TolC family protein, which encodes MFRTRVVFRTTVFILAGLFAFAGLFAANVYAADTVLTLQEAVQEALAKNPAIRAGAHAVAAQRAKVPQAKALPDPSFGIGWMGNAQPFSVQTGDPSSYRSVSAMQMLPFPGKRSLRGQMATKEADATQWDLEAVRRRVTADVKAAYYDYWYFDKAIRTAQQNRELLVKLSQIAEARYRVGKAIQTDVLRSQVEISMLLQKLTTLEQQRATAQARLNALMAREPDAPLPPAADIATQTALSYSLDELYKLGRANDPEYQRMQKMVERNQLAASLAQKDSLPDLSVGYMYQQRPMMPDMHGLTFTVNLPIFYKSKQREEVKQATEEGLSAASARDNRQNELYFELKQNYLAAKASETLLKLYAQGVVPQSSLALESSMAAYQVGNVDFLTVLGNFTTVLNYQTDYFRELANYQTALARMEALTGTDFSNEQPIPGTSDEMKERKNGSH
- a CDS encoding efflux RND transporter periplasmic adaptor subunit, which encodes MSALIVALAVMGGILYGGRVLAAWQHDHSDHQQGSATSGERKVLYWYDAMNPQHHYDKPGKAPDGMDLAPMYADQGMAPAQNPTASKGERKILYWYDPMHPQYKADKPGKAPDCGMDLAPKYADEEAATMAPGTVTIAADKQQLIGVRTAEVRRESLVREVRTTGQITTDESRIAHVHVKVNGFIDKVFVDSIGQLVKKGQPLFTLYSADLVATQNEYLIAKRGEKTLGGSAFAEVAQGSQSLLRSARERLKLWDISDDQIATLDETGKVQRTLTFYSPIAGFVTDRKAFPNTSVNPDTELYTVADLSSVWVNADVYEYEVPYVKVGQQAEMQLSYYPGRTWHGRVSFIYPTVDPTTRTVKVRLEFANPNFELKPQMFAEVQLKVNYGNQIVVAQEAVLDSGKEQTVFVAHEGGHFEPRRITTGAKLDGKVAVLSGLKAGETVVTSGNFLLDSESKLKSATDGMQ
- a CDS encoding nitrous oxide reductase accessory protein NosL — its product is MARKLSMAGIGLLVIVAGVLIAGQWSLHRQSYEVCNICSRRINPQAGVIAEIGDRRERVCCAHCVVTEGLQEHKRVRLIEVTDYSSGRKLDPRGAWYVDGSRIEACAHDMTRMNEMKQVEKAAFDRCSPGTFAFAIRAEAEAFVAKNGGAVRGIDELLAVVNNPDNPDNSNNPTLSPPKAGGDQGGPPTGGDQGKKTGAGKVGVSGGGEARP
- a CDS encoding efflux RND transporter permease subunit; the encoded protein is MINRIIEICAKNRFLVFLFAGVAVLFGWQSLKNTKLDAIPDLSDTQVIVYAKWDRSPDIMEDQVSYPVTSALLGMPKVKDIRAFSDFGYSYIYIIFEEGTDIYWARSRTLEYLNSVTPRLPKGVNVELAKDATAVGWVYQYALVDETGQYSLDQMRSYQDWYLRYALQAVPGVAEVAPIGGFVRQYQINVDPNKLLAYKIPINMVVDAVQKSNNDVGARLVEQSGREYMVRGRGYIKSLADIASIPLMVNQQTGTPVLVRDVATVTYGPDMRRGVSELDGRGEAVGGVVIMRFGENAQKVIERVKAKISELEPTLPKGLKIVPTYDRSDLIDRSVDNLKHTLLEELIIVSLVIMIFLWHFPSAIIPITMIPITVILAFIPIQLSGMTANIMSLGGIAVAIGAMVDASVVMVEQIHKKLEHWQAEGQPGSRSAVLLAAIKEVGGPSFFALLVIAVAFLPVFTLEAQEGRLFKPLAFTKNFAMAIAAALAVTLVPATVGLLFGRTRPFGFRPRWLARMVSAVAIGKIHKEENHPISRPLMKVYYPVCEFVLEHKWKTIAVAVLAMALTVPVFFKLGSEFMPPLDEGTLLYMPTTLPGMSVTEATNLLQVQDKIIKSFPEVDRVFGKAGRVESATDPAPYSMMETVVVLKPHMEWPKRERFYSKWAPNWAQDILRRFWPDHKTTQELIYGPGGLNEALTIPGVANAWTMPIKARIDMLTTGVRTPVGIKVLGSDLGEIEKIGEQVEAALKDIPGTTSVFAERTTGGYFLDFDLKRDQLARYGLKIDDANDVLMSAIGGESVTTTVEGRERYSVNVRYLRDYRSDLDALQRVLVNTPSGAQVPLAQLADISLKTGPGMIRDENGRLSGYVYVDVSGRDIGSYITDAKNAVRQKVSVPAGYQLVWSGQYESMERVKERLKIVLPVTLFIVFLLLYFNTGSAVKTGIILLAVPFSAIGAIWFLYLLNYNMSIAVWVGLIALLGVDAETAVFMLLYLDLAYHDAINKGQMNSWDNLKEAIVNGAVKRLRPKVMTVACMLFGLLPIMWSVGAGGDVMKRIAAPMIGGIITSFLMELVIYPPIFAIWKWNFEVKPTLTKQGPKPVERAEIEEPVHA